TTTTCTGGACGGGATTTGTCCGCTCTGTTTTGTCTTTGGTAACAACATAATGCCCCTGCTCAATCTTTATGTCCCCCCTTCTTTAAGGCTAACACCTCCTGGATTCTCCTGCCGGTGATCATCAGAAACTTCACGATTTCGATCAGTTGCGGAATGGTTGTTTCCCTGTCATACTTTTTACAGTAACTGGAAATATATTGATCGTAATGGAGTATCCTTTCGATTTCCTCTGTGCTCAGAAACCTTGGCACAGGCCTTTTGACAGGTTCCTTCCTGAGTTTGTGGATCTGGACATCTGTGTGCTTAATCCTTCCGTATTGTAAACCCCAGGTCAGCGTCGCATGAATAGTGGTTAAATAGCGATTGACCATGTTTTTTGACACACCCTTTCCTTTCCTAAGCCCCCGATCCTTCTCTTTCAACAGGTAGTACCTGAATTGGTCAATTATCTCCAGGTCTATTTTAGCTATTTTATATATATTTTTTGACCGCAAGTAATCACAGAAGACCAGAAGGTTCGTCCTGTACCCTTTATGGGTGGTCCAGGAGACACGGTTTTCGATATTTGCAAGGTTATAGTTCTGCCAATTTGTCAAAGGTCATACAGGGACCTTTCAAGAGGACTTTTCTGTCTTTCACGTACTGGGCCATACATTCATGATATTTTAACGCTGCCATTTCTTTATCGCGCCCCAGATAAATAGTTCTCCGTT
Above is a genomic segment from Candidatus Brocadiaceae bacterium containing:
- a CDS encoding phage integrase SAM-like domain-containing protein, coding for MTNWQNYNLANIENRVSWTTHKGYRTNLLVFCDYLRSKNIYKIAKIDLEIIDQFRYYLLKEKDRGLRKGKGVSKNMVNRYLTTIHATLTWGLQYGRIKHTDVQIHKLRKEPVKRPVPRFLSTEEIERILHYDQYISSYCKKYDRETTIPQLIEIVKFLMITGRRIQEVLALKKGGHKD